A single region of the Malus sylvestris chromosome 8, drMalSylv7.2, whole genome shotgun sequence genome encodes:
- the LOC126632315 gene encoding UPF0481 protein At3g47200-like, producing MKGSNEAPHDIENPYIPLAKSMNQELDVLAPLSSSCCIYRVPERLRRVSEKAYTPQVVSIGPLHHGKEGLQAMEEHKKRYLRDFIRRTRVGLEDYIKIIRDQEGKIRSCYAETIEFSSDDFVRIVLVDAAFIIEVLLRHRFHELQDENDRIFNKPWMLQDVWPDIRLLENQLPFFVLEDLFDPDKIDVPSDSNCTEKLSIIKLSHVFFKDLEGADGNLDKMCAYKAEHFVDFCRNLYLPLPLEQQAKGKLKTLNTPSITELHRAGVKFRVGSAKNLLDIQFNDGILEIPKLTISDETELTVRNLLAFEQCHCLENYMNDYVVIMDRFVNTAKDVELLVKHGIVENRLGDSSGGSTLINNLADGVIVDSNDFYFATLCEDLNKYCKTSWHKWKANLRQNYCNTPWATLSIAAAVLLLVLTLIQTMCSVVSVWQSKKHHK from the coding sequence ATGAAAGGAAGCAACGAAGCTCCACATGACATCGAAAACCCATACATTCCGTTAGCAAAATCAATGAATCAGGAGTTGGATGTTTTGGCTCCCTTGTCCTCTTCGTGTTGTATCTACAGAGTTCCTGAACGACTGCGGCGTGTAAGTGAAAAGGCCTACACACCTCAAGTAGTCTCTATAGGTCCTCTTCACCATGGAAAGGAAGGCCTACAAGCCATGGAAGAGCACAAAAAGAGGTACCTACGAGATTTTATACGCAGAACCAGGGTCGGCTTGGAGGACTATATAAAGATAATAAGGGACCAAGAGGGCAAGATACGCAGTTGTTACGCAGAAACTATTGAGTTTAGCAGTGATGACTTTGTAAGAATTGTTCTAGTGGATGCAGCATTCATTATTGAGGTCTTGTTGAGGCACCGTTTCCATGAATTGCAGGACGAGAATGATCGTATATTTAACAAACCATGGATGCTGCAGGACGTATGGCCTGACATACGGCTGCTTGAAAATCAGTTGCCATTCTTCGTTCTTGAGGATCTTTTTGACCCAGATAAAATCGATGTACCTTCTGATAGTAACTGTACTGAGAAGCTTTCGATAATCAAACTTTCTCACGTATTCTTCAAAGATCTAGAAGGAGCGGATGGAAATTTGGATAAAATGTGTGCTTATAAAGCAGAACATTTTGTCGATTTTTGTAGAAACTTATATCTACCGCTACCACTAGAACAGCAGGCTAAAGGGAAACTCAAAACTCTAAACACGCCAAGCATCACAGAGTTACACCGGGCAGGAGTCAAGTTTAGAGTGGGATCAGCCAAAAACTTGCTCGACATACAATTCAATGATGGGATTCTAGAAATTCCAAAATTGACAATTAGTGATGAAACAGAACTTACAGTCAGAAACCTCCTTGCCTTTGAACAATGCCACTGTTTGGAGAATTACATGAATGACTATGTTGTCATCATGGATCGTTTCGTGAACACTGCAAAGGATGTGGAGTTGCTTGTTAAGCACGGAATTGTTGAAAATAGGCTTGGTGACAGCAGTGGAGGTTCTACTCTGATTAACAACCTTGCCGATGGGGTCATAGTGGACTCGAACGACTTCTATTTTGCTACTCTTTGTGAAGACCTGAACAAGTACTGCAAAACTTCATGGCACAAATGGAAGGCAAATTTAAGACAAAATTATTGCAACACGCCTTGGGCAACTCTATCTATTGCTGCAGCTGTTTTGCTCCTCGTACTCACTCTCATACAGACAATGTGCTCTGTTGTCTCAGTTTGGCAATCTAAGAAGCATCATAAGTAA
- the LOC126631383 gene encoding putative UPF0481 protein At3g02645, producing MTDEFNALLKNGIWSLIPSHTFQNLVGCKWVFRIKRHTEGSIERYKAHLVAKGFHQHYGFNCDETFNPVVKPATIHLVLSLAVTNGIEVQPTSDGLHLSQTKYTLDLLKRISMTDSKPCSTLIASRAQLSNEDAKSMNQELNVLAPLSSSCCIYRVPERLRRVSEKAHTPQVVGPLHHGKKGLQAMEEHKKRYLRDFIRRTRVSLEDYIKIIKDQEGKIRSCYAETIEFSSYDFVRIVLVDAAFIIEVLLRHRFHELQDENDRIFNKPWMLQDVWPDIRLLENQLPFFVLEDLFDPDITPN from the exons ATGACAGATGAGTTTAATGCCTTACTTAAAAATGGTATATGGTCTCTTATTCCATCACATacctttcaaaatttagttggttgcaaatgggtttTTCGTATTAAGCGTCATACAGAAGGTTCTATTGAGCGCTACAAGGCTCATTTAGTTGCGAAGGGCTTTCATCAACATTATGGGTTTAATTGTGATGAGACGTTCAATCCAGTTGTCAAGCCAGCTACTATTCATCTTGTCCTCAGTTTAGCAGTTACCAATG GCATTGAGGTTCAACCCACCTCCGATGGTCTTCATCTTTCTCAGACTAAATACACTCTTGACTTACTAAAGCGGATAAGTATGACTGATTCAAAACCATGCAGTACTCTGATTGCCTCTCGTGCACAGCTGTCTAATGAAGATG CAAAATCAATGAATCAGGAGTTGAATGTTTTGGCTCCCTTGTCCTCTTCGTGTTGTATCTACAGAGTTCCTGAACGACTGCGGCGTGTAAGTGAAAAGGCTCACACACCTCAAGTAGTAGGTCCTCTTCACCATGGAAAGAAAGGCCTACAAGCAATGGAAGAGCACAAAAAGCGGTACCTACGAGATTTTATACGCAGAACCAGGGTCAGCTTGGAGGACTATATAAAGATAATAAAGGACCAAGAGGGCAAGATACGCAGTTGTTACGCAGAAACTATCGAGTTTAGCAGTTATGACTTTGTGAGAATTGTTCTAGTGGATGCAGCATTCATTATTGAGGTCTTGTTGAGGCACCGTTTCCATGAATTGCAGGACGAGAATGATCGTATATTTAACAAACCATGGATGCTGCAGGACGTATGGCCTGACATACGGCTGCTTGAAAATCAGTTGCCATTCTTCGTTCTTGAGGATCTTTTTGACCCAGATATAACCCCTAACTAA
- the LOC126632314 gene encoding UPF0481 protein At3g47200-like, with amino-acid sequence MELSNHDPLVTSMSEELDRLPPLSPSCCIYRVPKRLRRVSEKAYTPQVVSIGPLHHGKETLKAMEELKYRYLKDFLDRTDVKLEYCIRRIRDKEAVLRSCYAETIKFTSDEFVRIILVDAAFIIEILMRFRYKKLRVPTDRIFNKPRMLEDVWPDMRMLENQLPFFILVDLFDQERNRVDTETTSIIDLSHHFFKNLMYLKDTEDALPQIRPPHEVEHFVDFVRKLYPLPPPSVLEVPQARGQSKTLAISSMRSSSFVVDVQQAQGPLETLLTLTPSMTQLYRAGVKFKVGSSRNIFDIRFEDGVLEFPKITISDQSEVTLTNLLVYEQSLCQKVENYINDYVVILNVLMKTPEDVELLVKNGIVENKLGDSSKGCTMIKNLADGVVMDSEEFYFATLCDDLTKYYKMFRHRGMEYLIKHFFNSPWTTKEIIAAVILLVLTLIQTVCSVISARQKHFR; translated from the exons ATGGAACTAAGCAATCATGATCCACTAGTAACTTCGATGAGTGAGGAGTTGGATAGATTGCCTCCACTGTCTCCTTCGTGTTGTATCTACAGAGTTCCTAAGCGACTACGACGTGTAAGTGAAAAGGCCTACACACCTCAAGTAGTCTCTATAGGCCCCCTTCACCATGGCAAGGAAACCTTAAAAGCCATGGAAGAGCTCAAATATAGATACCTAAAAGATTTTTTAGATCGTACCGATGTTAAGTTGGAGTACTGCATAAGAAGAATAAGGGACAAAGAAGCAGTGCTGCGCAGTTGCTATGCAGAGACCATTAAGTTTACCAGTGATGAATTTGTAAGAATCATTCTAGTGGATGCGGCCTTCATCATTGAGATCTTAATGAGGTTTCGTTACAAGAAATTGCGAGTTCCGACTGACCGGATATTCAACAAACCAAGGATGTTAGAGGATGTATGGCCTGACATGCGGATGCTTGAAAATCAACTGCCGTTTTTCATTCTTGTGGATCTTTTTGATCAGGAGAGAAATAGAGTCGACACTGAGACGACTTCCATAATTGATCTTTCGCACCATTTCTTCAAAAATCTAATGTATCTAAAAGATACGGAAGATGCTTTGCCCCAAATACGTCCTCCTCATGAGGTAGAACATTTCGTTGATTTTGTTAGAAAGTTATATCCATTGCCACCACCATCAGTATTGGAAGTACCACAAGCTCGAGGGCAATCTAAAACTCTAGCCATATCTAGCATGAGGTCATCATCATTTGTAGTGGATGTACAACAAGCTCAAGGGCCACTCGAAACTCTACTCACACTCACACCCAGCATGACACAATTGTACCGCGCTGGAGTCAAGTTTAAGGTGGGATCTAGTAGAAATATATTTGACATAAGATTTGAAGATGGGGTATTggaatttccaaaaattacaatAAGTGATCAATCAGAAGTTACACTCACAAATCTCCTTGTCTATGAACAAAGCCTATGCCAGAAAGTTGAGAATTACATAAACGATTATGTTGTCATCTTGAACGTTCTTATGAAAACCCCAGAAGACGTGGAATTGCTTGTTAAGAATGGAATTGTTGAAAATAAGCTAGGTGACAGCAGTAAGGGGTGTACGATGATTAAGAACCTAGCGGATGGGGTCGTTATGGACTCGGAGGAGTTCTACTTTGCCACTCTTTGTGACGACCTGACCAAGTACTACAAAATGTTCAGGCACAGAGGGATGGAATATTTGATAAAACATTTTTTCAACTCACCTTGGACAACTAAAGAAATCATTGCAGCTGTTATTCTTCTAGTGCTCACTCTCATACAGACGGTCTGCTCTGTTATCTCTGCTAGGCAAAAACA TTTCAGGTAG